The proteins below come from a single Anaerolineae bacterium genomic window:
- a CDS encoding GAF domain-containing protein: MSKKDLKALQAELELTQKELKLTFAIDHIRDTIPEPAAMLTSIVNILADELQTDLCLLVLLDQETGKPELKAVNNRSKQLGRLQQVITRELAEQASQLDGVTIWLADEVLPPADLKQSWDKLQLAAVPIIMNEHERLGALLLARAKPPFSPAEIALLKTAEDQIDSAVIQGYAYHELQRRVKELETIYRIDHIRDQNLAFDEMLNIVLQELCRVIQAEMGFVMLYDRAGKRLELRAATDEDLFRVSAHYQVVDQIANESLRRAELVCHNDLRDGLNSMMCIPLILNDQIIGVLGVGNRYGAQGFDYDDCRLLNAIGSQMDTAIFENLEQHRLRQVLGRSVDPRIMQKLLTNPNVDFLKGERSVLTVLYADIRGSTRLGEHTDPELFVGFINHYLGQMTEIILSHEGTLDKFVGDEVMALFGAPFPQEDHALRAVRVGLAMQSAHQVVMDIWRERGVEAAPIGVGIATGEMIVGEMGCPQRADYTVIGKAANLGSRICGVTPGGQVFISQETYDLVKNSVEVQPITGLQFKGVERAITVYQVRRVVV, encoded by the coding sequence ATGAGCAAAAAAGACCTCAAGGCTTTACAGGCCGAACTGGAACTGACTCAGAAAGAACTCAAGCTAACTTTTGCCATTGACCATATTCGAGACACCATTCCCGAACCGGCGGCTATGCTGACCAGTATTGTCAATATCCTGGCCGATGAATTGCAAACCGATCTGTGTTTGTTGGTCTTGCTGGATCAAGAAACCGGCAAACCGGAATTAAAGGCCGTTAACAACCGCAGCAAACAATTGGGGCGGTTGCAACAAGTTATTACCCGGGAATTGGCGGAACAGGCCAGCCAGCTTGATGGCGTGACCATCTGGCTGGCTGACGAAGTGTTGCCGCCAGCAGACCTGAAGCAATCCTGGGACAAATTGCAGTTGGCCGCCGTGCCAATTATTATGAACGAGCATGAACGGTTGGGCGCGTTATTGCTGGCCCGCGCCAAACCTCCTTTTAGCCCCGCTGAGATCGCGCTGCTCAAAACAGCCGAAGACCAGATCGACTCAGCCGTCATCCAGGGGTATGCCTATCATGAGTTGCAGCGTCGGGTTAAAGAGTTGGAAACCATCTACCGGATAGACCACATCCGCGACCAGAATCTTGCTTTTGACGAAATGCTCAATATTGTGCTCCAGGAATTGTGCCGCGTTATCCAGGCCGAGATGGGGTTTGTGATGCTCTACGACCGGGCCGGCAAACGGCTGGAATTACGCGCCGCCACCGACGAAGACCTTTTCCGGGTATCGGCCCATTACCAGGTGGTGGACCAGATAGCCAACGAATCGCTCCGGCGGGCCGAATTGGTCTGCCATAATGATTTGCGCGATGGTCTGAACTCGATGATGTGCATTCCTCTCATTCTCAACGACCAAATTATCGGCGTGTTGGGCGTGGGCAATCGCTACGGCGCGCAAGGTTTTGATTACGACGATTGCCGGTTATTGAACGCCATTGGCAGCCAGATGGACACCGCTATTTTTGAAAACCTGGAACAACACCGGCTGCGGCAGGTGCTGGGCCGTTCGGTAGACCCGCGCATTATGCAAAAGTTACTGACCAACCCTAACGTGGACTTTTTGAAAGGCGAACGTTCGGTGCTGACCGTGCTTTACGCCGACATTCGCGGCTCCACCCGCCTGGGCGAGCACACCGACCCCGAATTGTTTGTTGGCTTCATCAATCACTACCTGGGCCAGATGACAGAAATCATTCTCTCGCATGAGGGCACGCTGGACAAATTTGTAGGCGACGAGGTAATGGCCTTGTTTGGCGCACCCTTTCCTCAAGAAGACCACGCTTTACGCGCGGTTCGGGTAGGACTGGCGATGCAGTCTGCCCACCAGGTTGTGATGGACATCTGGCGTGAACGTGGAGTTGAGGCCGCGCCTATTGGCGTAGGCATTGCCACCGGCGAAATGATTGTGGGGGAGATGGGCTGCCCGCAACGGGCCGATTACACGGTAATTGGCAAGGCGGCCAATCTGGGATCACGTATTTGTGGGGTAACCCCGGGCGGACAGGTGTTCATCAGCCAAGAAACTTATGACCTGGTCAAAAACTCGGTAGAAGTCCAACCTATCACCGGACTACAATTCAAGGGCGTAGAGCGGGCCATTACAGTTTACCAGGTAAGGCGAGTAGTGGTCTAA
- a CDS encoding co-chaperone YbbN: MLRKDKMLRSTPATYVVEVDEQTFAAEVVERSQTTPVVVDFWAEWCGPCRILGPVLEKLAAEYRGAFILAKVDVDHNPNLARQYGVQGIPAVKGFLNGQAAGEFTGALPEPQVRNFIEQLLPSTADLYARQGYEWETTGQPAMAIENYKAALAEQPDHYPAMLGLGRVLLNQGRIEEGLSVLDGIPAGAPERTEADALAATVQFQHEAAGYNEPDLRAKLLANPADVANRYRLASLLAAEERYLEALEEFLEIVRSDRQFRDDGARKAMLSLFTIIGEDDPAVREYRRKLANVLF, encoded by the coding sequence ATGTTGAGAAAGGATAAGATGTTAAGGTCTACGCCTGCCACTTATGTTGTTGAGGTTGACGAACAAACGTTTGCCGCCGAAGTAGTGGAACGTTCCCAAACCACGCCCGTGGTGGTTGATTTTTGGGCGGAATGGTGCGGCCCTTGCCGGATATTGGGGCCGGTGCTGGAAAAACTGGCCGCCGAATATCGGGGCGCTTTTATTTTAGCCAAAGTGGATGTAGATCACAATCCCAATCTGGCCAGACAATACGGCGTGCAAGGTATCCCGGCCGTTAAGGGCTTCTTAAATGGTCAGGCGGCCGGCGAATTTACCGGCGCGTTGCCCGAACCTCAGGTGCGTAATTTCATTGAGCAGTTGCTGCCCTCTACCGCCGACTTGTATGCCCGCCAGGGTTACGAGTGGGAAACAACCGGCCAACCGGCCATGGCCATTGAAAATTACAAGGCGGCTCTGGCCGAACAACCCGATCACTATCCGGCCATGTTGGGCCTGGGCCGCGTTTTGTTAAACCAGGGCCGGATAGAGGAAGGGTTATCGGTTTTAGACGGCATCCCTGCCGGCGCGCCGGAACGCACCGAGGCAGACGCGCTGGCAGCCACAGTGCAATTTCAACACGAAGCCGCCGGTTACAACGAGCCTGATTTGCGGGCCAAACTGCTAGCTAACCCGGCTGATGTGGCCAACCGTTACCGGCTGGCCAGCCTGTTGGCCGCAGAAGAAAGATACCTTGAGGCGCTGGAAGAGTTTTTAGAGATTGTGCGTTCTGACCGGCAGTTCCGGGACGACGGCGCGCGTAAAGCCATGCTGTCCCTGTTTACCATCATCGGTGAAGACGACCCGGCGGTCAGAGAATATCGCCGGAAGTTGGCCAATGTGCTCTTTTGA